In Vibrio lentus, a single genomic region encodes these proteins:
- a CDS encoding FAD-dependent 2-octaprenylphenol hydroxylase, with translation MMQSVDIAIVGGGMVGLALAAALKDSDLRVAVIEGKAPSEGLSELPDVRVSALSRSSEVILRNLGAWQGIEQRRAAPYQAMEVWEQDSFARIEFDSTRLAQPNLGHIVENRVIQLALLDQVKKQDNVSLYMPATCKMMAIGESEAWLTLDNGQALTAKLVVGADGANSWVRKQQDIPLTHWDYGHSAIVANIKTTEPHHSVARQIFTPQGPLAFLPMQPTNMSSIVWSTEPNRAEKLVSMSDADFNKQLTAEFDAKLGLCEVVGERFAFPLRMRYARDFAVERVALVGDAAHTIHPLAGQGVNLGLLDAASLAQELLTLWAAGEDIGTKRNLRGYERWRKAEAAKMIASMQGFKDLFEGDNPAKKLIRGIGMKLAGQLPGAKDEIMKRALGLSGNLPDLAKRPVTHR, from the coding sequence ATGATGCAAAGTGTTGATATCGCTATTGTTGGCGGTGGCATGGTTGGCCTAGCGCTCGCGGCCGCATTGAAAGACAGTGACTTAAGAGTTGCGGTGATTGAAGGCAAAGCTCCCAGTGAAGGGCTTAGTGAATTACCCGATGTGAGAGTGTCGGCGCTGAGCCGTTCGAGTGAAGTCATTCTGCGTAATCTAGGGGCATGGCAAGGTATCGAACAAAGACGTGCTGCGCCCTACCAAGCGATGGAAGTGTGGGAACAAGACAGCTTTGCTCGCATCGAGTTTGACTCGACACGCTTAGCACAGCCTAACCTAGGCCATATTGTAGAGAACCGCGTAATTCAATTAGCGCTGCTTGATCAGGTTAAGAAGCAAGATAATGTCAGCCTATACATGCCAGCGACGTGCAAAATGATGGCGATTGGTGAGAGCGAAGCATGGTTAACGCTAGACAATGGCCAAGCGCTGACCGCTAAGTTAGTTGTTGGAGCTGACGGTGCAAACTCTTGGGTTCGCAAACAGCAAGATATCCCACTAACACATTGGGATTACGGCCACAGTGCGATCGTCGCGAACATCAAAACAACAGAGCCTCACCACAGTGTTGCTCGTCAAATATTCACACCACAAGGGCCGCTGGCGTTCCTGCCAATGCAACCAACGAATATGAGCTCTATCGTTTGGTCTACGGAACCAAATCGTGCCGAGAAGCTTGTATCCATGTCGGATGCTGATTTCAATAAACAGCTCACGGCTGAATTTGATGCCAAGCTTGGATTGTGCGAAGTGGTTGGTGAGCGTTTTGCCTTCCCACTGCGAATGCGATACGCACGAGATTTCGCGGTAGAGCGTGTAGCTTTGGTTGGTGATGCTGCTCATACGATTCACCCGTTAGCGGGGCAGGGTGTCAACTTAGGGCTATTAGATGCTGCAAGCTTAGCGCAAGAGCTGTTAACGCTGTGGGCTGCTGGCGAGGACATTGGTACTAAGCGTAACCTTCGTGGCTATGAGCGCTGGAGAAAAGCAGAGGCGGCGAAGATGATTGCGTCTATGCAGGGCTTTAAAGATCTGTTTGAAGGTGACAATCCAGCCAAGAAGCTGATTCGTGGTATCGGTATGAAGCTTGCGGGTCAACTGCCTGGTGCGAAAGATGAAATCATGAAAAGAGCACTCGGCCTATCAGGGAACCTTCCTGATTTAGCAAAACGTCCCGTGACTCACCGATAG
- a CDS encoding DUF1107 domain-containing protein, whose product MRLFKRYTPGMIAKHVSRLFKGRIYIYGVGKFEFDNGKLVLPERAERRHFQTVKEINSEIMKLRCAYV is encoded by the coding sequence ATGAGACTGTTTAAGCGCTATACACCGGGTATGATTGCTAAACATGTAAGTCGACTTTTCAAAGGACGAATCTACATTTACGGCGTCGGCAAATTTGAGTTTGATAATGGCAAGCTCGTACTACCGGAGCGAGCAGAGAGACGTCATTTTCAAACCGTGAAAGAGATCAACAGTGAAATCATGAAGCTGCGTTGTGCATACGTCTGA
- the ubiH gene encoding 2-octaprenyl-6-methoxyphenyl hydroxylase translates to MAQYDVVIAGGAMAGATLALALNHLSQGSLSIAVVEPYQVDHQAHPGFDSRSIALSYGTVQILDFLQLWQSIAPVATPIKDIHVSDRGHAGMTDIYSEDLAVDALGYVVELADVGRIYQQKLESEAAITMLCPESVRTVERDESLTTIELTSGQTVTTKLLVAADGAISTCCQQLNIPLSEHDFEQVAVIANIVASEPHQGRAFERFTYHGPVALLPMSDNRLSLVWCLPPEQAQQVVALSDNEFLEQLQKDFGWRLGRLEKVGKRASYPLILRHRQQNISHRFAIVGNAAQTLHPIAGQGFNLGIRDVASLAEELCNQLDDVGRYTGLVNFRKRREQDRDTTITLTSSLVHLFSNDFMTARIGRNLGLAVIDNLPSLKGPLLRHTLGLVDR, encoded by the coding sequence ATGGCTCAGTATGATGTTGTAATTGCTGGTGGTGCAATGGCGGGGGCAACCTTGGCCCTTGCTCTGAACCACTTAAGTCAAGGCTCTCTGTCTATTGCGGTAGTGGAGCCTTATCAGGTTGATCATCAAGCTCACCCTGGATTCGATTCTCGTTCTATCGCTTTGTCCTATGGTACAGTTCAGATCCTTGACTTTTTGCAGTTGTGGCAATCTATCGCTCCCGTTGCAACCCCGATCAAAGATATTCATGTATCAGATCGAGGTCATGCTGGAATGACGGATATCTACAGTGAAGACCTTGCTGTTGATGCGCTTGGCTACGTGGTGGAGTTGGCGGATGTTGGTCGGATCTATCAGCAGAAATTAGAATCAGAAGCAGCAATTACGATGCTTTGCCCTGAGTCTGTTAGAACCGTTGAACGTGATGAATCGTTAACGACGATTGAGCTTACAAGTGGGCAAACAGTAACCACTAAGTTATTGGTTGCAGCTGACGGTGCTATCTCAACCTGTTGTCAGCAACTGAATATCCCATTGAGTGAACATGACTTTGAACAAGTTGCTGTGATTGCCAATATCGTTGCTAGTGAGCCTCATCAAGGTCGAGCCTTTGAGCGTTTTACTTATCATGGGCCAGTTGCTCTGTTACCGATGAGTGACAATCGTTTGTCTCTGGTTTGGTGTCTGCCACCAGAGCAAGCACAGCAAGTCGTCGCTTTAAGCGACAACGAATTTCTTGAGCAGCTGCAGAAAGATTTTGGTTGGCGATTGGGGCGATTGGAAAAAGTGGGCAAGCGTGCGAGTTACCCATTAATTCTTCGTCATCGCCAGCAGAATATTTCTCATCGTTTTGCGATCGTAGGCAATGCTGCTCAAACGCTTCACCCCATTGCGGGCCAAGGTTTTAACCTCGGCATTCGTGATGTCGCTTCTTTGGCTGAAGAGTTATGTAACCAACTGGATGATGTTGGGCGTTACACTGGTCTTGTTAACTTTAGAAAGCGTAGAGAACAAGACAGAGACACTACGATTACGTTGACTTCAAGCCTCGTTCATCTGTTCTCAAATGATTTTATGACCGCTCGTATTGGGCGTAATCTTGGGTTAGCCGTAATCGATAACCTCCCATCTCTTAAAGGTCCACTTTTGCGTCATACGCTTGGCCTAGTAGATAGATAA
- a CDS encoding aminoacyl-tRNA deacylase, whose amino-acid sequence METLITQWLDQQQVDYRLLMQSKPTTSIEETAQERGIDASQMVKCILLKDMGNQYALACIAGDRSVDPKKVRSVLNCRRMTCVSLKDVEAITGFKAGCVGPLALKRHMPIIFDPSLQNNAFVTISSGDRMAGVALDLDDLMALCAPIVAEICR is encoded by the coding sequence GTGGAAACTCTGATTACACAATGGTTGGATCAACAGCAGGTGGATTATCGCCTGCTGATGCAAAGCAAACCAACCACCAGCATCGAAGAGACAGCGCAAGAACGAGGCATCGATGCCTCTCAAATGGTCAAGTGCATCCTGCTCAAGGATATGGGAAACCAGTATGCGTTAGCCTGTATTGCTGGTGATCGCTCTGTCGACCCTAAGAAAGTACGCTCGGTACTGAATTGCCGTAGAATGACCTGCGTATCACTGAAAGATGTTGAAGCCATCACTGGCTTTAAGGCTGGATGTGTCGGGCCGCTTGCTCTGAAGAGACACATGCCGATCATTTTTGATCCTTCTCTTCAGAATAACGCCTTCGTGACGATCAGCTCTGGTGATCGAATGGCTGGCGTCGCATTGGATCTCGATGATCTTATGGCTTTGTGTGCCCCTATCGTCGCAGAGATCTGTCGATGA